A genomic stretch from Prochlorococcus marinus str. MIT 9312 includes:
- a CDS encoding HNH endonuclease, with translation MHRQDAIYLDQLCPKISNKSWRESLHKLTKYKCIYCGKPSESLDHLHPMSQGGKSSTNNCVPCCLSCNGKKSDSEVLSWYRKQNFYDPRRAMAIRAWLNDDLKLASVLLNYLK, from the coding sequence ATGCATAGGCAAGATGCAATTTACCTTGATCAACTATGTCCCAAGATAAGTAATAAAAGTTGGAGAGAGTCACTTCATAAACTTACTAAATATAAATGCATTTATTGCGGTAAACCATCAGAATCCCTTGATCATCTTCATCCAATGTCACAAGGAGGTAAAAGCAGTACAAATAATTGCGTGCCATGTTGTTTGTCATGTAATGGCAAGAAATCAGATTCCGAAGTTCTTAGTTGGTACAGAAAACAAAATTTTTATGATCCTAGAAGAGCTATGGCAATACGAGCATGGCTTAATGATGATTTAAAACTAGCGTCAGTTCTTTTGAACTACTTAAAGTAA